In the genome of Odocoileus virginianus isolate 20LAN1187 ecotype Illinois chromosome 17, Ovbor_1.2, whole genome shotgun sequence, the window GGGTTTATTCATTCTGATTCCATCTCAAACTAAAGCTTCTGCACAGGAAGTAAAACCATCAGTAGAGTGTGTGCAAATCATCATCTTTACAAGGAGTAAATGTAGAAAATTTATAAGAATCTTCTACAACTCAAAATCAAAAAATGAAtaatcctggacttccctggtggtccatgggctaaggcttcatgctcccaatgcagagggtctGTGTTGGGTACCTGTTCAAGACCCCATATTCAGCCACTGActtcgcatgccacaactgaaaggacccaaaactaagacctggcgcagtcaaataaaatttaaaaaacaaataatcctactaaaaaatgggcaaaggacttgaagagatgtttctccgaagaagacatgcaaatggctGCTAcatatatgaaaaggtgctcaacatcactaatcaccaagGAAATGCAGATCGAAATATATTGAGATAAAACCACAGATGTGTTGAGATGGAtgctacttttttaaaagataacaaatgttggagaagatgtggagaaattggaaccatTATATACTATTAGCtatatatccaaaggaagtgAATTCAGGACGTCAAAGTGATATCTGCATCCCcatatttattgcagcattattcacaatagccaagatttgGAATCAACTCAAAGgtccgtcaacagatgaatggacttTTTTAATGcgtatacacatacaatggactattattcagcacTTAAAACAAGAAAGTAATTCTGCCACTTGTGAGACTATGGATGAAACTAGAGGACTTTATGGTAAGTgaacctgctgagccattgggaaagCCCATAAGGTGTGTTGGTCAATTCCAAATAAGTAAGAGGAGAAGAGTGAGGCTGGGAACTAGACTCTGGCTTCCTTCCCCATACCTGAGGGAATCACTTTTAGGACACCAGCTATGAGTTAGTTCTCAGGTAAACACAAACTAAACTACtgtagcaaagaaaataaaaagttcactTGAGGCTCAGGTCGggtcaaaaagacaaaagagtcatgaaaataaatgagaggaGAAAAGGTTAAGAGAGAGATTAATGTGAACCTTTGCTGAAGATGATGTAAGAATCTATATTCAATAATGAAAAGCTTCTTTTAGCAGAGGAGTGAGAATTTTGAGTTTTGACCTGAGAGGACAGAGTATTATTTAAAGCAgagtttgggtttttaaaaataaacacacaatagATTGTAAGgcgagtgcagagaaaaagagagtgagccTCGCAGTCaggtaagaaaaggaaatctaatagagggaaaagagagggtgactggttcttaaggagaaccagcatcctccctttctgatggagtccttcttataccccaccaacgaaaaattctctgaagggatggtcgcgtagccagaggtctggaatctggtgaTTTTGCAGCTTTGAGAAGATAGGTGCTAGTGAGATAACAGGAAGCCATTagggcaatttggtcagtctcacagatgactgtgatttttattctttgtttatgaggTCGACTTAACAAGCCATCTTGTCAATGAGACGCCTTGTGGGACCTATCATAAATTAGCTGTTTAATAACTTCAGACAAAGATcaagtaaaactttttaaatgatgctTATCAGAATTACtttggaaaatgaagagaaagcccTTGCCTGCAGGTCACTGACATCCCCTTTTTAGTCCAGCTGTTAGTAGCCACACGTtcagggaaacaaactcactcagaaggacaatgcagatagtggagtgcagtttattacacctgcgggcagagtctcctcttagccaaggacccagatcagtttttgtgaaaacccaAGTGTACAAgctcaaacccacctcctcaaattccctgaaactagccagaacaaaggaaaagaaagatacaatcaaagttaacccctGATTCATTTGCcctaagcctaggtagttaacaatggacaattatcaataggtccgtggtcataccccaataagcataatagaatgcatgattctattcagttacacagataattagggtattctttggAGAGCCGAGGTACAagtcctggggctcttccttctggggAGTCTGGTTTTCCAGCTGGTTTGTCATTTGCGTAGACACTAGGCATAGAGCttaaagtccacagtccagcccaagatggagtcctgctttcaagacagAGCCTGTTCtatctgtttcctccttcacagcTACGTATCTCCACTTTAGCTTTTACTTTTGGCAATTTCTCCCTATGTAATTTAACCAAAAGACCATTGGGTGAAAAATAAGTCTGAGTTAATATCCCAATTTTAGTGTCAATATACCTACTGAATAAAATTGTGTAGAAATCTCAACTCTGCCATCACAGAGAAAAGTGAgctttctttttgtaaaaaacTCTTCCCAGGGCTCCCTTCATGTCtctgttcctcaggctgtagatgaaggggttcagcatgggggtcACCACCGTGTACATCATAGCCATCACAGCCTCCTTAACAGTAGAATTATTAGCTGATGGGCACAAGTAGAGACCAATAACTGTCCCGTAAAACAGGGACACCACAGTGAGGTGGGAGccgcaggtggagaaggccttgcGGATACCCCTCGCAGAAGGGACCTTGAGGATGGAGGACACGATTCGAGTGTAGGACGTGATGATGAGTAGAAAGGGGATCACAAGAATGAGCCCTCCCGTGATAAATATCACCAGCTCATTAACCCGAGTGTCAGAGCAGGACAGCTTCAGCAGAGCAGACATGTCACAGAAAAAGTGGGGGATCACATTGTCTGCACAAAAGTGCAGCCTGGCCATGAGCAGGGTGTGCACCATAGCATGGAATGTGGTGAGTACCCAGGACAGCACCACCAGGAAGAGACAGAGCCTGGGGCTCATGACGGTGGTGTAGTGCAGGGGGAagcagatggccacgtagcggtcataggccatggccACGAGGAGGAAGCTCTCCAGGTCTGCAAAAAACAGGAAGAAGTACATTTGTGTCAGGCAGCCAGCATAAGAGATGGACGGGACATGGCTCTGCATGTCCTGTAGCAATCTGGGCATTGTGACAGAggagaagcagaggtcagagaaagacagGTTACTGAGAAACAAATACATgggtgtgtggaggtgggggtccAGTCGAATCAGGAACATTATGAGGAGGTTCCCCAGGACGGTGGTAACGTACATGACCAGGAACAGAGTGTAGAACAGGTCATGATGCTCTGGCTCAATCGGCAGACCCAGGAGGAGGAACTCTGAGATGATAGTTTGATTTCTTCCTGTCATGCTCTGTGTTCAGTATCTTTAGGAGAAAATGATGGTGTCCATTAAACAcctgaataaaaatgaacattatgTCTGTTAGTTGGTGGTCAATGATTGATTTCACCATCGTTATCTGTAACAACACTTTGTAACCAGAAATACACTATGTCTCCAAATCCAAGTCACTTTTCAGACATTTCCTTCATTCCTCATCAATTAGCATGTAAAAGAATATTAACTCTAATTTCCCTTCTAAAACACTCTCATCCTCTATATTCTATGTGCTCACATTGGTTCTCCTGGTAGTTTCCTTACCATTCATTCCCAGTCACTTTGATTggtttcttctcccttctcctatATATTGgtgttttcttggtttttttccctaaatactGTTCTCATAATTTTATATCTACAGCCCTGGAAGAACTCACATATTTCTTTGGCATCCATTACCATCTAAAGCTCACCTTATATCACCTTCATCAATTACTTGTGATTATGTTCCCCATGGAATATCATAAGCCTCTTCAGCCATCCACAGATCCCATGTGAAACTCATAAGCCCACCCTGCCCTTTTCCCAATCCACACCTTCAGGTCTATCATACTTCAGTAAAAGAAGTCCAGGCCCAAGATAGAAACCTAGGAATTTTCTTTCAGTCTCTCCTTTCTGTCATTATCAGGACCCACCCAATCAAGTGCTATAGATTCTCCCACTCAATTCTCTAATTCATCCACTACTATCCCAACCCTCACTACCCTGGACCAGGCCAACATTATAACTTGTCTGTGTTACTTAACAGCCTCTTTATCTCCCTGCTTCCATACTTACTCCCCTTCAATCTCTTTACACCGTGGCATTCCAAGATAAAAATCGGATCATTATTCTCATAAGGTCCATGGATTCTCACTGCTCTTTCAAAGGCCAAAAGGCACTTCATGATCTGACCCTTGCCTCCACATCTTCATCCCGTCTCATTATGACACACACACCCTACTCTAGCCAAGGCTGCGCTTAAAAGTCACAGTTTCTTGCTCCATCCTTTTGCACTTGCTGTCCTCCTGCCTAGCACCTTCCTCCCTTGGCTCCCTCTTCACCTGGCTTGCCTGTATTTATCCATCAGGCATACTACACGCCACCGGAAAAttgaatatttcctgccatatcagtaaacaaggatgtcacagtcatcagtaaTTCCAGCACTCCAGGGcactcagaaaggaaaacaataccTGTGACCTGGCAGCCATCAGGCTTCAGCCACTCCCTacggtgagcactgaagaactcaACGTGTGAAAAATCACAGGACACTGGGTATCCATGTAGCTAAGATGCATAAGAAAGGAATGATTTCCgtgagcccagattcttgcatcttcccatacatggaAAAGttctaaattccttaacttgagacagctggttttctttaattcacaaaaacacttttttatttaaaaattatttttggctgtgctgagtcttcgttgctgcataggcttttctctagttgcagggaacAGGGGCTACTACTtcctagctgtggtgcacgggtttctcactgcggtggcttctcctgttgtggagcacagacccTAGGAGCACTGGCTTCAGTCGCTGCAGcccgtggactcagtagttgcgactccccggctctagagcacaggctcagtagttgtggcacaccatcttagttgctctgtgacatgtgggatcttcccggatcagagacagagcctgtgtctcctgcattggcaggcagattctttattattgaGCTGTCAGGGAACAtttaacaggaggattcctg includes:
- the LOC110150331 gene encoding olfactory receptor-like protein DTMT gives rise to the protein MTGRNQTIISEFLLLGLPIEPEHHDLFYTLFLVMYVTTVLGNLLIMFLIRLDPHLHTPMYLFLSNLSFSDLCFSSVTMPRLLQDMQSHVPSISYAGCLTQMYFFLFFADLESFLLVAMAYDRYVAICFPLHYTTVMSPRLCLFLVVLSWVLTTFHAMVHTLLMARLHFCADNVIPHFFCDMSALLKLSCSDTRVNELVIFITGGLILVIPFLLIITSYTRIVSSILKVPSARGIRKAFSTCGSHLTVVSLFYGTVIGLYLCPSANNSTVKEAVMAMMYTVVTPMLNPFIYSLRNRDMKGALGRVFYKKKAHFSL